From the Glandiceps talaboti chromosome 10, keGlaTala1.1, whole genome shotgun sequence genome, one window contains:
- the LOC144440977 gene encoding protein-associating with the carboxyl-terminal domain of ezrin-like encodes MGAETSILQGCDLEEPFQTSAQQEWKIHPAKRNDGSRVSVFIHKNTEQKADKRLENAAKQLKILRHPTILKFFDSCNNVEGTYLITELVKPLELVLETLTSEEICAGMYNIVEALSFLHQRGGVSHNNVCMSSIYVSQDGGWRLGGMEHLCKFNEATVQFLEQMSPLRDPKIIPPEEKDEKSKSTISPDFGHARDAYAFGVLAQELLEYLTELGDMTSDFANVIEYDFLNPDPQLRPKLKTLLSDKLFKNAFLEIVNFLNNITIKNEIEKTTFFKTLVPKLLTLPTDLIANRLVPKLLTRFVMAESSAVEYVYPHLLTPNMEPNEEVNFQENQIHPVLPIKEYKEQIIPILQKIFLVRETHVRLTLLKYFTLYVDLLDVNMLRKTIMPQLLLGLRDTNNDLVSASLHALGDLVPVLGGRVVVGGTRHKYFLDGRPKFQQQESPFKAGPHTFNLTAVSGVINLPKITRPARSHANKDISSGKKDLGISSQEERERRRLETKKRNEERKLEREKRKQEQQKKVTLATEVIHDVSLVDRLKDLEQSHSEDDTGIHAIKEDLTSDLTQNIDSDTRDIAMDSKFQEEESWSDWGDMEQPETVAVEMTSDEPTEKGKEDNWSSWDDTKTENVTETKVPAKGKSGALKLKIGTKGSKDSNTTPKSPTTPTGQSKSPRSPKSPSVKEATSPGGRNVTPKDLGEGYSIPEIKAKMPDSEPDFFADMEPTVKSNIVSLEELSSRSSKTKPKPAPKSQDNTVMSSHKEDSSQLSSTERAEIEAEIEAELSASFAAVETNDEEEGGWGDDDLNLELEDEDQSVSQ; translated from the exons ATGGGAGCAGAGACTAGTATTCTACAAGGTTGTGATCTCGAAGAACCGTTTCAAACATCCGCACAACAGGAATGGAAAATCCACCCAGCCAAGAGGAACGACGGGTCGAGGGTGTCAgttttcattcataaaaatacTGAACAGAAAGCCGACAAGCGACTTGAAAATGCCGCGAAA CAACTCAAGATCCTAAGACATCCAactattttgaaattctttgaTTCCTGCAACAATGTTGAAGGAACTTACCTTATAACAGAGTTGGTTAAACCATTGGAATTAGTCTTGGAGACTTTGACATCGGAAGAAATATGTGCCGGCATGTACAATATAGTAGAGGCTTTAAGTTTTCTACATCAGAGG GGAGGTGTGTCTCACAacaatgtctgtatgtcttcCATTTATGTGAGTCAAGATGGAGGCTGGAGGCTTGGCGGTATGGAGCACCTGTGTAAGTTCAATGAAGCTACTGTACAG TTTTTGGAACAGATGAGTCCACTGAGAGATCCCAAGATTATACCACCTGAAGAGAAGGATGAGAAAAGTAAAAGTACAATATCGCCAGATTTTGGACACGCAAGGGATGCATATGCATTTGGTGTACTAGCACAGGAATTGCTTGAATATCTGACAGAATTAG GTGATATGACATCAGACTTTGCCAATGTTATAGAATATGACTTCTTGAATCCTGACCCACAACTCAGACCCAAGTTGAAAACTTTACTCTCTGATAAACTCTTCAA AAACGCTTTTCTAGAAATAGTTAATTTTCTGAACAACATTACCATTAAGAATGAAATAGAGAAGACAACTTTCTTCAAAACTTTAGTCCCAAAGCTACTGACTTTACCCACGGATCTAATAGCCAATAGGCTGGTGCCAAAGCTACTGACACGGTTTGTCATGGCTGAGTCCAGTGCAGTGGAATATGTGTATCCGCATTTACTAACACCAAATATGG AACCAAATGAAGAAGTAAACTTTCAAGAAAACCAAATTCATCCAGTTCTTCCAATTAAAGAATATAAAGAACAAATCATTCCAATTTTACAAAAGATCTTCCTTGTGAGAGAAACACACGTAAGACTAACTCTGCTGAAATATTTCACTCTTTATGTGGATTTACTGGATGTAAACATGTTACGGAAAACCATTATGCCACAG TTGTTGCTAGGGTTACGTGACACCAACAATGATCTAGTGAGTGCAAGTCTGCATGCATTAGGAGATCTAGTCCCTGTACTTGGTGGTAGAGTGGTGGTTGGTGGTACCAGACATAAATACTTCCTGGATGGTAGACCTAAG TTTCAGCAACAAGAAAGTCCATTCAAGGCAGGACCTCATACGTTTAATTTAACAGCTGTTAGTGGTGTCATCAATCTTCCAAAAATTACCAGACCTGCCCGTAGTCATGCCAACAAAGACATCAGTAGTGGTAAGAAAGATTTAGGCATTTCATCTCAGGAAGAAAGAGAGAGGAGACGACTTGAAACCAAGAAGAGAAACGAAGAAAGGAAACTTGAGCGAGAGAAGCGGAAACAAGAGCAGCAGAAAAAGG TGACTCTAGCAACTGAAGTTATTCATGATGTCAGCCTTGTAGATCGTTTGAAAGATTTAGAACAATCTCACTCCGAGGACGACACTGGAATCCACGCTATCAAGGAAgatctgacctctgaccttacTCAGAATATTGACTCTGACACTCGTGACATCGCCATGGATTCTAAATTTCAAGAAGAAGAAAGTTGGTCAGACTGGGGAGATATGGAACAACCGGAGACTGTTGCCGTGGAAATGACCTCGGATGAACCAACGGAGAAAGGAAAAGAGGACAATTGGTCGAGTTGGGATgacacaaaaacagaaaacGTTACAGAAACTAAAGTTCCCGCAAAAGGCAAGAGTGGGgcattgaaattaaaaattggGACAAAGGGTTCAAAAGACTCGAATACAACTCCAAAATCGCCGACAACACCCACTGGACAAAGTAAAAGTCCAAGGTCACCAAAATCTCCATCGGTGAAAGAAGCAACATCTCCTGGTGGTAGAAATGTAACCCCAAAAGACCTCGGTGAGGGATACTCTATTCCGGAAATCAAAGCCAAAATGCCAGATTCAGAACCCGATTTCTTTGCAGACATGGAGCCCACAGTTAAGTCAAATATTGTTAGCCTGGAGGAATTAAGCTCTCGTTCCTCAAAAACGAAACCCAAGCCAGCCCCTAAAAGTCAAGATAACACAGTGATGTCAAGTCATAAAGAAGATTCAAGTCAACTATCTAGCACAGAAAGAGCAGAAATAGAAGCTGAAATTGAAGCGGAATTGTCTGCATCATTTGCTGCCGTGGAAACCAATGATGAG GAGGAAGGAGGGTGGGGTGATGATGATCTTAACCTTGAACTTGAAGATGAAGACCAGTCTGTTAGTCAGTGA
- the LOC144440795 gene encoding large ribosomal subunit protein uL18-like — MGFVKVVKNKAYFKRYQVKFRRRREGKTDFFARKRLIFQEKNKYNTPKYRLIVRFTNKDIICQVAYARIEGDIIICAAYAHELPRYGVKVGLTNYAAAYCTGLLMARRLLTKYNLAEIYQGVEEVTGEEYYVENEDGKPGSFRCFLDVGLARTTTGAKIFGVLKGAVDGGLDMPHSSKRFPGYNQDSGELDAEIHRKHIFGGHVSDYMKELQEEDEDAYKKQFSQYIKLGINPDDVEEMYKKAHAAIREDPTHQPKEKKEVKTKRWNRKKLSLAQRKDRVKQKKASFLRAQEAE; from the exons ATG GGGTTTGTGAAAGTGGTCAAGAACAAGGCTTACTTTAAAAGATACCAAGTGAAATTCCGCCGTAGGAGGGAAGGAAAAACCGATTTCTTTGCTCGTAAACGCCTAATTTTCCAGGAGAAGAACAAGTACAACACCCCCAAGTACAGATTAATTGTTAGGTTTACTAATAAGGACATCATATGCCAG GTAGCATACGCCAGAATTGAGGGAGACATCATCATTTGTGCCGCATATGCACATGAACTCCCTCGCTATGGTGTGAAGGTCGGGTTGACAAACTACGCTGCTGCCTACTGTACTGGTTTGTTGATGGCTCGCCGT CTTCTGACTAAATACAATCTTGCTGAGATCTACCAAGGTGTGGAAGAAGTCACCGGTGAGGAATACTATGTTGAGAATGAAGATGGCAAACCGGGATCTTTCCGTTGTTTTCTGGATGTTGGATTAGCACGTACAACAACTGGTGCCAAGATCTTTGGAGTTCTCAAAGGTGCTGTTGATGGTGGATTAGATATGCCTCACAG TTCAAAGCGTTTCCCTGGCTATAACCAAGATTCAGGCGAACTCGACGCAGAAATCCATCGTAAACACATCTTTGGTGGTCATGTCAGTGACTACATGAAAGAACTGCAGGAGGAAGATGAAGATGCATACAAAAAACAGTTTTCACAGTACATCAAACTAGGAATTAATCCAGATGAT GTGgaagaaatgtacaaaaaagCACATGCTGCTATTAGGGAAGATCCCACCCATCAACCAAAAGAAAAGAAGGAAGTTAAAACCAAGAG GTGGAATCGCAAGAAGCTGTCATTGGCACAACGTAAAGACCGTGTTAAGCAGAAAAAGGCGTCCTTCCTAAGAGCCCAAGAGGCGGAATAG